The following proteins are encoded in a genomic region of Brachypodium distachyon strain Bd21 chromosome 1, Brachypodium_distachyon_v3.0, whole genome shotgun sequence:
- the LOC100833543 gene encoding pentatricopeptide repeat-containing protein At5g59600, which yields MRGTTSSWMKQLMSSSRQGYHGLALRLFFTRLSLQASIRGTVDPYPAAVPTALRACAHLADAASGRLIHALVQTRPALASDEVVSTALLDMYAKCGLVYSARKVFDEMPVRDLVVWNALLAGYARHGLPEHALALAVKMRGLGLNPDLVTWNAAVSGFAMAGDDGMASDLVCAMQEDGLQPDVVTWTSLVSGSVLNFQYGRARTLFKGMVAGGARVRPSSATISSILPAFATVGDMKHGKEIHGYAVVTGVEQELTVRSSLIDMYTKCGLVHEARHLFDNMAERSTVTWNSMIFGLANYGHCGEAVGLFDWMLREGAKPDHLTFTAVLTACSYGGMVEKGKGLYRVMQEEYGMEPRLEHYACMVHLLGRAGRLAEAHVFIKAMPVEPDRFVWGALLGACRSHGNVELAEMAASRLLTVEPGNAASYLLLSGALASAGKQTDVFKIKRLVKRRRLKRLDGCSWLETS from the coding sequence ATGCGCGGAACAACCAGCTCGTGGATGAAGCAGCTCATGAGCTCTTCTCGGCAAGGCTACCACGGCCTCGCTCTCCGCCTCTTCTTCACCCGCCTCAGCCTCCAGGCCAGCATCCGCGGGACCGTAGACCCCTACCCTGCGGCCGTGCCCACCGCCCTCCGGGCCTGCGCGCACCTGGCCGACGCTGCCTCCGGCCGCCTCATCCACGCGCTCGTGCAGACACGCCCCGCCCTCGCCTCGGACGAAGTCGTCTCCACTGCCCTCCTCGACATGTACGCCAAGTGCGGCCTCGTTTATAGCGCCCGGaaggtgttcgacgaaatgccgGTCAGGGACCTCGTCGTCTGGAACGCGCTGCTCGCGGGCTACGCGCGGCACGGGCTTCCGGAGCACGCACTAGCACTCGCTGTCAAAATGCGTGGCCTCGGCTTGAATCCCGATCTAGTTACTTGGAATGCTGCCGTGTCGGGTTTCGCGATGGCTGGCGATGACGGAATGGCCAGCGATTTGGTCTGCGCCATGCAAGAGGACGGGTTGCAGCCGGATGTGGTCACATGGACATCGCTTGTCTCCGGCTCCGTGCTAAACTTTCAGTACGGCAGAGCGCGCACGCTATTCAAGGGGATGGTGGCCGGTGGCGCCCGTGTCCGGCCAAGCTCGGCCACGATTAGCAGCATCCTGCCAGCATTTGCCACTGTCGGTGACATGAAGCACGGGAAGGAAATCCACGGTTACGCGGTTGTGACCGGTGTCGAACAGGAGCTCACGGTGAGAAGCTCTCTCATCGATATGTACACCAAGTGCGGACTTGTACACGAAGCGCGGCACTTGTTTGACAATATGGCAGAGAGGAGTACGGTGACATGGAACTCCATGATATTCGGGCTCGCGAATTATGGCCACTGCGGGGAAGCTGTCGGTCTCTTCGACTGGATGCTGCGCGAGGGAGCAAAGCCGGACCACCTGACGTTCACCGCCGTTCTGACGGCTTGCAGCTATGGTGGCATGGTCGAGAAGGGGAAAGGCTTGTACCGAGTCATGCAAGAGGAATATGGCATGGAGCCGAGGCTGGAGCACTACGCTTGCATGGTTCATTTGCTGGGCCGAGCCGGGAGGCTCGCCGAGGCGCATGTTTTCATCAAAGCGATGCCCGTAGAGCCGGATCGCTTCGTCTGGGGGGCCTTGCTTGGAGCCTGCCGGAGCCATGGGAACGTTGAGCTTGCGGAGATGGCGGCATCCCGCCTGCTGACAGTCGAGCCGGGTAACGCAGCGAGTTACCTGCTTCTCTCGGGTGCACTGGCGAGTGCTGGCAAGCAAACCGACGTTTTCAAGATCAAAAGGTTGGTGAAGAGACGGCGGCTAAAGAGGCTTGACGGCTGCAGCTGGTTAGAGACTTCTTAA
- the LOC100834839 gene encoding protein TOC75, chloroplastic — protein sequence MALTSQSLFFSPLPAGPSRRGRGRAVTMSAAASHNSQPRNHPFAVSSSTPKSESKTSKTTLALGSAIAAAASGAFLLASSSGFGGGSGGPLGGGGGWGGGGGGAGGGAGGGGGGSFWSRIFSAGAANADEKSSGDWDPHGLPANITVPLSKLSGLKRYKLSELKFFDRAAPAGSGGTEAGPEDSFFEMVTLQPGGVYTKSQLLKELETLVSCGMFERVDLEGKAKPDGTLGLTVSFVESVWSAAKQFKCINVGLMAQSGQADFDQDMTEREKMDYLRKQERDYQQRVRGAMPCILPESVRGEVLAMMKKQEKVSARMLQKIRDHVQKWYHNEGFVCAQVVNFGNLNTSEVVCEVVEGDITKVEYQFQDKLGNFVEGNTQIPIIDRELPQQLRPGHIFNIGAGKQALKNINSLALFSNIEVNPRPDETKEGGIVVEIKLKELDPKSAEVSTEWSIVPGRQGRPTLASIQPGGTVSFEHRNIYGLNRSIVGSVTSSNLLNPQDDLSFKLEYVHPYLDGVEDRNKNRTFKTSCFNTRKLSPVFVAGPNMDEAPPVWIDRVGFKANITESFTRQSKFTYGLVVEEITTRDETNSICTHGSRAMPSGGLSMDGPPTTLSGTGVDRMAFLQANITRDNTEFVNGAVIGDRCIFQLDQGLGIGSKNPLFNRHQLTLTKFINLNNQEKGVGKPLPAVLVLHGHFAGCVGDLPSYDAFTLGGPYSVRGYGMGELGASRNVLEVASEVRIPVKNTYVYGFVEHGTDLGSSKDVKGNPTEFFRRVGHGSSYGVGVKLGLVRGEYIVDHNAGAGTIFFRFGERF from the exons ATGGCGCTCACCTCCCAGagcctcttcttctccccgtTGCCGGCCGGGCCTTCCCGGCGCGGCCGGGGGCGCGCCGTCACcatgtccgccgccgcctcacaCAACTCGCAACCCCGAAACCACCCCTTTGCCGTCTCATCCTCTACCCCCAAATCCGAATCCAAGACATCCAAAACCACCCTCGCCCTTGGGTCCGCcatagccgccgccgcctcgggtGCTTTCCTCCTCGCCTCATCCAGTGGCTTTGGGGGTGGCTCCGGGGGTCCCCTCGGCGGGGGAGGCGGAtggggcggcgggggtggtggggctggcggtggcgctggtggcggcggcggcgggagcttCTGGTCGCGGATCTTCTCCGCTGGCGCGGCGAATGCCGACGAGAAGTCGTCAGGCGATTGGGACCCGCATGGGCTCCCGGCCAACATCACGGTGCCGCTCTCGAAGCTGAGCGGGCTGAAGAGGTACAAGTTGTCGGAGCTCAAGTTCTTCGACCGTGCTGCGCCtgctggcagcggcggcacggaggcagggccggaGGATTCCTTCTTCGAGATGGTTACCCTGCAGCCAGGAGGCGTGTACACCAAGTCACAGCTGCTGAAAGAACTTGAGACACTAGTATCCTGCGGCATGTTCGAGCGGGTTGACCTAGAGGGGAAGGCCAAACCTGATGGCACCCTTGGCCTCACAGTGTCCTTCGTTGAGAGTGTATGGAGTGCAGCTAAGCAGTTCAAGTGCATCAATGTTGGGCTTATGGCGCAGTCAGGCCAGGCCGACTTCGATCAGGACATGACAGAGAGGGAGAAGATGGACTACCTTCGGAAGCAGGAACGTGATTACCAGCAGCGTGTCCGTGGCGCTATGCCATGCATATTGCCAGAATCTGTGCGAGGGGAGGTCCTGGCAATGATGAAAAAACAGGAGAAGGTGAGTGCCAGGATGCTACAGAAGATCAGGGATCACGTCCAGAAATGGTACCACAATGAGGGGTTTGTATGCGCCCAGGTGGTTAATTTTGGAAACCTTAACACCAGTGAGGTTGTGTGTGAGGTTGTCGAGGGAGATATAACCAAAGTGGAGTACCAGTTCCAGGATAAGCTCGGAAATTTTGTGGAAGGGAATACCCAAATTCCTATCATAGACCGGGAGCTGCCCCAACAG CTTCGACCTGGTCACATCTTTAACATTGGAGCAGGGAAACAAGCTCTGAAGAATATAAATTCGCTTGCTTTGTTCTCCAATATAGAAGTGAATCCACGCCCTGATGAGACAAAAGAAGGTGGTATTGTTGTTGAAATTAAGCTTAAGGAATTAGATCCAAAGTCAGCTGAAGTAAGCACAGAGTGGAGTATTGTTCCTGGGCGCCAAGGCAGACCCACTCTG GCATCCATCCAACCTGGAGGAACTGTGTCATTTGAGCACCGCAACATCTATGGTCTTAACAGATCTATTGTCGGTTCTGTTACATCCAGCAACCTGCTCAATCCTCAG GATGATCTTTCATTCAAACTTGAATACGTCCACCCTTACTTGGACGGTGTGGAAGACCGTAATAAAAACCGCACCTTCAAAACTAGCTGCTTCAACACCAGGAAATTGAGTCCTGTCTTCGTTGCTGGGCCCAATATGGATGAAGCTCCGCCTGTCTGGATTGATCGAGTTGGATTTAAAGCCAACATAACCGAG AGCTTCACACGGCAGAGCAAATTCACATATGGCCTCGTGGTGGAAGAGATTACAACACGCGATGAAACTAATAGTATATGTACACATGGTTCTCGAGCAATGCCTAGTGGGGGCTTGAGCATGGATGGGCCTCCCACAACCCTTAGTGGTACTGGTGTAGATCGGATGGCATTTCTACAAGCAAATATAACTCGAGACAATACAGAGTTTGTAAATGGTGCAGTTATTGGCGACAGATGTATTTTCCAG TTGGATCAAGGTCTTGGCATCGGAAGCAAGAACCCGCTCTTCAACCGTCATCAGCTTACGTTGACAAAGTTTATTAATTTAAATAATCAAGAGAAAGGTGTTGGCAAGCCGCTGCCAGCTGTATTGGTTCTTCATGGTCATTTTGCAGGTTGTGTAGGAGATCTGCCAAGTTATGATGCATTTACACTTGGAGGACCTTACTCGGTTAGGGGCTATGGTATGGGTGAACTTGGTGCTTCTAGGAATGTTCTTGAG GTTGCTAGTGAGGTGCGCATACCTGTGAAGAACACATATGTATATGGATTTGTGGAACATGGCACCGACCTTGGGAGTTCCAAAGATGTGAAAGGGAACCCTACTGAGTTCTTCCGACGTGTTGGTCATGGATCTTCTTATGGTGTTGGCGTCAAGCTTGGCTTGGTAAGAGGAGAGTACATTGTAGATCACAACGCTGGGGCTGGAACCATTTTCTTCAGATTTGGTGAGAGATTCTAA
- the LOC100835147 gene encoding RNA polymerase sigma factor sigB — protein MSCLAPQFKWPRSPRAAVSRETGAAGCGSFRPGRVHCAVSSAAVVEAERLESFAAGATRLVYDGAVGPPPLPGDFGEALLNQEAVVAAAAAEAVALARAAAEVAGEVARMAQTDQYRPDIDSHDAVDNYLTREILRTEARSSGAAPYADVALLDDAGFVSIFSDESESDEEEQGAPAVAVKSARQFERRARRVRAAMKAAKSLSARWPVTGSSRKKRVKGCRNPLGCFYKMSARRLLTAKQEVELSEGIQDFLKLEAIQKEVAHYNGGEPTFTQWAAAAGTDENTLRKRLSYGIYCKNMMVKSNVRLVISIAKEFEGPGTEFSDLIQEGMQGLIRGAEKFDASKGFRFSTYSHWWIKQAIRKSVLEQTQIIRLPTHMAEASSRVKECRRRLRRQLNRLPTNEEIASDTGLTTRRVEAAMSLPRYSVSLSGKVGCTDVTYQEIMPDKSTETAEETLHRWFMKKDVDTALDSLSPREREVIRYRFGMDDGRMRTLHNIGELMGVSRERIRQIEMAAFRKLRSKKKVTSLQQYLEPAESW, from the exons ATGTCGTGTCTCGCGCCGCAGTTCAAGTGGCCCCGTTCCCCCCGAGCGGCGGTGTCCAGGGAGACCGGTGCCGCCGGCTGCGGCAGCTTCCGACCAGGGAGGGTACACTGCGCGGTGTCCTCCGCAGCCGTCGTCGAGGCCGAGCGCTTGGAATCCTTCGCCGCCGGGGCGACGCGCCTCGTGTACGACGGTGCCGTcgggcctcctcctctcccg GGAGATTTTGGGGAGGCGCTTCTCAACCAAGAGGCCGTGGTggcggccgcagccgcagAGGCCGTAGCATTAGCTCGAGCAGCCGCAGAGGTAGCCGGAGAAGTTGCCCGGATGGCGCAGACTGACCAGTACCGGCCAGACATCGACAGCCATGACGCGGTGGACAACTACTTGACGAGAGAGATTCTTCGCACCGAGGCGAGATCGTCGGGGGCCGCTCCGTATGCCGATGTCGCTTTGCTGGACGATGCTGGGTTTGTCAGTATCTTCAGCGACGAATCCGAGTCAGACGAGGAGGAACAGGGCGCCCCGGCCGTGGCTGTCAAGTCGGCGCGTCAGTTCGAGCGAAGAGCTCGGAGGGTGAGGGCGGCGATGAAGGCTGCTAAATCCTTGAGTGCTCGGTGGCCCGTGACGGGCtcctcgaggaagaagagggtgAAGGGCTGCCGGAATCCATTGGGCTGCTTCTACAAGATGTCTGCACGGAGGCTTCTGACGGCGAAACAAGAAGTTGAGCTGTCAGAAGGTATTCAG GATTTTCTGAAGTTGGAGGCTATCCAAAAGGAGGTTGCACACTACAACGGCGGTGAACCAACCTTCACTCAGTGGGCTGCAGCAGCTGGCACTGATGAGAACACTTTGCGGAAACGTCTCAGCTATGGAATTTACTGCAAGAACATGATGGTCAAATCTAATGTTCGACTTGTAATCTCAATCGCCAAAGAGTTTGAAGGCCCTGGGACGGAATTTTCTGATCTTATTCAG GAAGGAATGCAGGGCCTTATAAGGGGTGCTGAAAAGTTTGATGCTTCGAAGGGTTTTAGATTCTCTACATATTCTCATTGGTGGATCAAGCAAGCAATACGCAAGTCTGTTCTAGAACAAACACAAATAATTCGCTTGCCG ACACACATGGCTGAAGCAAGTTCTCGAGTGAAGGAATGCCGGCGGCGACTCCGCCGGCAGCTGAATAGACTACCCACCAACGAAGAAATCGCATCGGACACCGGCTTGACAACGAGACGGGTCGAAGCAGCAATGTCCCTCCCAAGATACAGTGTGTCCCTTTCGGGCAAGGTCGGGTGCACAGACGTAACATACCAG GAGATCATGCCGGACAAGAGCACTGAGACAGCCGAGGAGACACTGCACAGATGGTTCATGAAGAAAGACGTCGACACAGCGCTCGACAGCCTGAGCCCTCGGGAGAGGGAGGTGATCAGATACAGGTTCGGGATGGACGACGGTAGGATGAGGACCCTGCACAATATCGGGGAGCTGATGGGGGTGAGCAGAGAGAGGATCCGGCAGATCGAGATGGCCGCGTTCCGGAAGCTGAGGAGCAAGAAGAAGGTTACGTCGCTGCAGCAGTACCTGGAGCCGGCGGAGAGCTGGTAG
- the LOC100833851 gene encoding uncharacterized protein LOC100833851, whose amino-acid sequence MEMKLSSSSSGEVLGGSGCKKRPPSRLQKKAPASLNLEQPAGPAGAPAASPAAAWSGDGRTPIPLLSPLVMSPAPAWEADQGGSSSRREGQAEGTSATRHGAGSNGERRGQSDEKSKTPAPAPSGGWRHPAMPTPTPASSPAPAPSAAGGWRHPALPTPVAEPASLTPLFKSQCAVEVRNAQQ is encoded by the coding sequence ATGGAGATGAAGCTCTCGTCGTCCAGCTCCGGCGAGGTGCtaggcggcagcggctgcaAGAAGCGGCCGCCGAGCCGGCTCCAGAAGAAGGCGCCCGCGTCGCTGAACCTGGAGcagccggccggcccggcGGGCGCCCCCGCGGcgtcccccgccgccgcgtggaGCGGGGACGGGAGGACGCCGATCCCGCTCCTTTCGCCGCTCGTCatgtcgccggcgccggcgtgggaGGCGGACCAGggcgggagcagcagcaggagggaGGGCCAGGCCGAGGGGACGAGCGCGACCCGGCACGGCGCGGGCAGCAACGGGGAGCGCCGTGGCCAGTCAGACGAGAAGTCGAAgacgcccgcgcccgcgcccagcGGTGGGTGGCGACACCCGGCTatgccgacgccgacgccggcgtcgTCCCCCGCACCCGCACCCAGCGCGGCCGGGGGGTGGCGGCACCCGGCGCTGCCGACCCCGGTCGCGGAGCCAGCGTCCCTGACGCCGCTCTTCAAGTCGCAGTGCGCGGTGGAGGTGCGCAACGCGCAGCAGTGA
- the LOC100835456 gene encoding uncharacterized protein At1g76660 isoform X1: MATPGSSTGGGGSSTRAANGAVAISAAATAAGSADARFHSQPPHQDRQSRWAGCFSGLSCFGSQKGGKRIVPAARMPDGNASTNRGNALQSGGNSNQNGALNLSLLAPPSSPASFSNSALPSTAQSPNCFLSISANSPGGPTSNMFAVGPYANEPQLVSPPTAFSTYTTEPSTAPLTPPPELAHATTPSSPDVPYARFLSSSMGLKTAGKEHNMHYLSTAYSGGSGLQGSYPLYPGSPSSSLISPASATPRTGLSSPIPEQDVPTAHWKISRSACDTPYSIASPIPEQEVPTAQWKTSRSACDTPYSRTSPSNIFGLDSAAPRNCLLDSNFFRPAASAQFYLDQAQQTFPYNGGRLSVSRDKQDADEVEAYRASFGFSADEIVTTQHYAEIPDTLDDGFSISPFGNSAPAAEVSPFNDLPNEAQKVDKSLLNAKAITSPKKSADQLSSGTPQKVLHLDIFKGTKGGHLSDDDGIAKDCHPFRKSRDEISLKPIEVRKKSPPGQACSDAEIEYRRARSLREANSVLSWRSTLARQLQ; the protein is encoded by the exons ATGGCTACACCTGGGAGCAGTACTGGTggtggcggcagcagcaccagGGCGGCGAATGGCGCAGTTGCCATCAGTGCTGCTGCGACGGCGGCCGGCTCAGCCGACGCCAGATTCCACTCTCAACCACCACATCAGGATAGG CAGAGTAGATGGGCTGGCTGTTTTTCTGGCTTGTCATGTTTTGGATCGCAGAAGGGTGGAAAACGTATAGTTCCTGCAGCACGCATGCCTGATGGGAATGCATCAACTAACCGTGGAAATGCTCTCCAATCTGGTGGCAATTCCAACCAAAATGGGGCTCTGAATTTATCTCTTCTTGCTCCACCATCCTCGCCAGCATCCTTCTCAAACTCTGCCCTTCCTTCTACTGCCCAGTCACCTAACTGCTTCTTGTCAATATCTGCAAACTCTCCTGGTGGCCCGACCTCTAATATGTTCGCTGTTGGACCATATGCCAACGAACCTCAACTTGTCTCACCTCCAACAGCCTTTTCAACTTACACAACTGAGCCCTCCACAGCGCCACTGACCCCTCCTCCTGAACTAGCTCATGCAACCACCCCATCCTCTCCAGATGTTCCATATGCTCGATTTCTTTCATCATCTATGGGTCTTAAAACTGCAGGCAAGGAGCACAACATGCATTACTTATCAACAGCATATTCTGGTGGTTCAGGACTCCAGGGATCTTATCCGCTTTACCCAGGAAGCCCTTCTAGCAGTCTCATATCACCTGCCTCAGCAACTCCAAGGACCGGTCTTTCCTCACCTATCCCCGAGCAAGATGTTCCTACTGCACACTGGAAGATATCTAGGTCCGCCTGTGACACACCATATTCCATTGCTTCACCCATCCCTGAGCAAGAGGTTCCTACTGCACAGTGGAAGACTTCCAGATCTGCTTGCGACACACCGTATTCCAGGACATCACCATCCAATATTTTTGGGCTTGATTCAGCTGCCCCTAGAAACTGCCTGCTGGATAGCAATTTTTTCCGTCCAGCTGCATCTGCGCAGTTTTACCTGGATCAGGCTCAGCAGACATTCCCGTATAATGGTGGGCGACTCAGTGTCTCAAGGGATAAGCAAGATGCTGATGAGGTTGAAGCATACAGAGCATCTTTTGGCTTCAGTGCGGACGAGATTGTTACAACTCAACATTATGCAGAAATACCAGATACACTTGATGATGGATTCAGTATATCCCCATTTGGAAACAGTGCCCCTGCTGCGGAGGTGTCTCCATTTAATGATCTTCCTAATGAGGCTCAGAAGGTGGATAAATCACTCTTGAATGCAAAAGCGATCACAAGCCCAAAGAAATCAGCTGACCAGCTTTCCAGTGGCACTCCACAAAAAGTACTGCACCTGGATATATTCAAAG GAACGAAAGGGGGACACTTGTCTGATGATGACGGGATTGCGAAGGATTGTCATCCTTTCAGGAAGTCAAGGGATGAAATATCTCTAAAACCAATAGAAGTCAGAAAGAAAAGTCCGCCTGGGCAGGCATGCTCAGATGCAGAAATCGAGTACAGAAGGGCGAGGAGCTTGAGAGAAGCCAACAGTGTTCTGTCATGGCGCAGTACACTCGCGAGGCAGCTACAGTAA
- the LOC100835456 gene encoding uncharacterized protein At1g76660 isoform X2: MATPGSSTGGGGSSTRAANGAVAISAAATAAGSADARFHSQPPHQDRSRWAGCFSGLSCFGSQKGGKRIVPAARMPDGNASTNRGNALQSGGNSNQNGALNLSLLAPPSSPASFSNSALPSTAQSPNCFLSISANSPGGPTSNMFAVGPYANEPQLVSPPTAFSTYTTEPSTAPLTPPPELAHATTPSSPDVPYARFLSSSMGLKTAGKEHNMHYLSTAYSGGSGLQGSYPLYPGSPSSSLISPASATPRTGLSSPIPEQDVPTAHWKISRSACDTPYSIASPIPEQEVPTAQWKTSRSACDTPYSRTSPSNIFGLDSAAPRNCLLDSNFFRPAASAQFYLDQAQQTFPYNGGRLSVSRDKQDADEVEAYRASFGFSADEIVTTQHYAEIPDTLDDGFSISPFGNSAPAAEVSPFNDLPNEAQKVDKSLLNAKAITSPKKSADQLSSGTPQKVLHLDIFKGTKGGHLSDDDGIAKDCHPFRKSRDEISLKPIEVRKKSPPGQACSDAEIEYRRARSLREANSVLSWRSTLARQLQ; encoded by the exons ATGGCTACACCTGGGAGCAGTACTGGTggtggcggcagcagcaccagGGCGGCGAATGGCGCAGTTGCCATCAGTGCTGCTGCGACGGCGGCCGGCTCAGCCGACGCCAGATTCCACTCTCAACCACCACATCAGGATAGG AGTAGATGGGCTGGCTGTTTTTCTGGCTTGTCATGTTTTGGATCGCAGAAGGGTGGAAAACGTATAGTTCCTGCAGCACGCATGCCTGATGGGAATGCATCAACTAACCGTGGAAATGCTCTCCAATCTGGTGGCAATTCCAACCAAAATGGGGCTCTGAATTTATCTCTTCTTGCTCCACCATCCTCGCCAGCATCCTTCTCAAACTCTGCCCTTCCTTCTACTGCCCAGTCACCTAACTGCTTCTTGTCAATATCTGCAAACTCTCCTGGTGGCCCGACCTCTAATATGTTCGCTGTTGGACCATATGCCAACGAACCTCAACTTGTCTCACCTCCAACAGCCTTTTCAACTTACACAACTGAGCCCTCCACAGCGCCACTGACCCCTCCTCCTGAACTAGCTCATGCAACCACCCCATCCTCTCCAGATGTTCCATATGCTCGATTTCTTTCATCATCTATGGGTCTTAAAACTGCAGGCAAGGAGCACAACATGCATTACTTATCAACAGCATATTCTGGTGGTTCAGGACTCCAGGGATCTTATCCGCTTTACCCAGGAAGCCCTTCTAGCAGTCTCATATCACCTGCCTCAGCAACTCCAAGGACCGGTCTTTCCTCACCTATCCCCGAGCAAGATGTTCCTACTGCACACTGGAAGATATCTAGGTCCGCCTGTGACACACCATATTCCATTGCTTCACCCATCCCTGAGCAAGAGGTTCCTACTGCACAGTGGAAGACTTCCAGATCTGCTTGCGACACACCGTATTCCAGGACATCACCATCCAATATTTTTGGGCTTGATTCAGCTGCCCCTAGAAACTGCCTGCTGGATAGCAATTTTTTCCGTCCAGCTGCATCTGCGCAGTTTTACCTGGATCAGGCTCAGCAGACATTCCCGTATAATGGTGGGCGACTCAGTGTCTCAAGGGATAAGCAAGATGCTGATGAGGTTGAAGCATACAGAGCATCTTTTGGCTTCAGTGCGGACGAGATTGTTACAACTCAACATTATGCAGAAATACCAGATACACTTGATGATGGATTCAGTATATCCCCATTTGGAAACAGTGCCCCTGCTGCGGAGGTGTCTCCATTTAATGATCTTCCTAATGAGGCTCAGAAGGTGGATAAATCACTCTTGAATGCAAAAGCGATCACAAGCCCAAAGAAATCAGCTGACCAGCTTTCCAGTGGCACTCCACAAAAAGTACTGCACCTGGATATATTCAAAG GAACGAAAGGGGGACACTTGTCTGATGATGACGGGATTGCGAAGGATTGTCATCCTTTCAGGAAGTCAAGGGATGAAATATCTCTAAAACCAATAGAAGTCAGAAAGAAAAGTCCGCCTGGGCAGGCATGCTCAGATGCAGAAATCGAGTACAGAAGGGCGAGGAGCTTGAGAGAAGCCAACAGTGTTCTGTCATGGCGCAGTACACTCGCGAGGCAGCTACAGTAA
- the LOC100835765 gene encoding uncharacterized protein LOC100835765 has translation MPGSSWLAGLRSRLSGGREREDGLGILAFEAAAAMSRLVSLHRSLSDAEVRRLRGDALRAEGVARLTSTDQSLLLRLACGELVADLDRAAGTASRLGHARCPDGEPLLRDFDRVYAEAKRGSLARLDATAGFSFSRGAGKRFREMERHVAATAKLYAEMDSLTELESSERRMEQWRQHSGPIIPAQSANSKRQQEPSEKLVRELRLQRHKVRRLMEGSLWSVAPRKAAKLMAKSVLAVLARISVAFGASVPGLPLPPLAAGRQASWALGHSSGPLHRLTATPADAAIRHSAPIFRPKDAAMPASESLKPAATTVGGSGMELLYANVIVSAETLLKALRPAIRNEEVAQDGLELSMRDELYKMLPVTIRAAVKAKLRERRREQRQMDEEAAAAAMDAVERVLRWLGPMARDTQRWHDERSMERGQRFSMRPRAPMVQTLHFADRRKAEAAIVEVLVGLSCACWYDDERRRPAGWDE, from the coding sequence ATGCCCGGGTCGTCATGGCTCGCCGGCCTGCGGTCTCGGCTCAGCGgcggcagagagagagaggacggGCTAGGCATCCTGGCcttcgaggcggcggcggccatgtcgCGGCTGGTGTCGCTCCACCGGTCTCTGTCCGACGCGGAGGTCCGGAGGCTCCGCGGCGACGCCCTGCGCGCCGAGGGCGTCGCCCGCCTCACGTCCACGGACCAGTCCCTCCTGCTCCGGCTCGCGTGCGGCGAGCTCGTCGCGGACCTCGACCGTGCCGCCGGCACCGCCTCGCGCCTCGGGCACGCGCGATGCCCGGACGGCGAGCCGCTCCTCCGCGACTTCGACCGCGTCTACGCCGAGGCGAAGCGCGGCAGCCTCGCGCGCCTGGACGCCACGGCCGGGTTCTCCTTCTCCAGGGGCGCGGGGAAGCGGTTCAGGGAGATGGAGCGGCACGTGGCGGCCACGGCCAAGCTGTACGCGGAGATGGACTCGCTCACGGAGCTGGAGTCCTCGGAGCGGCGGATGGAGCAGTGGAGGCAGCACAGCGGGCCCATCATCCCCGCGCAGTCCGCCAACTCCAAGAGGCAGCAGGAGCCGAGCGAGAAGCTGGTGCGCGAGCTCAGGCTGCAGCGGCACAAGGTGCGCCGGCTCATGGAAGGCTCGCTCTGGAGCGTCGCGCCACGCAAGGCGGCGAAGCTCATGGCCAAGTCGGTGCTCGCCGTGCTCGCGCGCATCTCCGTCGCCTTCGGCGCGTCCGTGCCGGGCCTGCCGCTCCCGCCTCTGGCCGCAGGCCGGCAGGCGTCATGGGCGCTCGGCCACTCGTCCGGGCCCTTGCACCGGCTGACTGCGACGCCTGCCGACGCGGCGATCCGGCATTCGGCTCCCATCTTCCGGCCGAAAGACGCGGCCATGCCTGCGTCAGAGTCGCTCAAGCCGGCCGCGACCACGGTCGGAGGCTCCGGGATGGAGCTGCTCTACGCGAACGTGATCGTGTCCGCCGAGACGCTGCTCAAGGCGCTGAGGCCGGCGATCCGCAACGAGGAGGTGGCGCAGGACGGGCTCGAGCTGTCCATGAGAGACGAACTGTACAAGATGCTGCCCGTGACCATCCGCGCGGCCGTGAAGGCGAAGCtgagggagagaaggagagagcaACGGCAGATGGAcgaggaggctgcggcggcagccatgGACGCGGTGGAGAGGGTGCTGCGGTGGCTGGGCCCGATGGCGCGTGACACGCAGCGGTGGCACGACGAGAGGAGCATGGAGCGCGGGCAGCGGTTCAGCAtgcgcccgcgcgcgcccatgGTGCAGACTCTGCATTTCGCGGACCGCCGCAAGGCGGAGGCTGCCATCGTGGAGGTGCTCGTCGGGCTCAGCTGCGCGTGCTGGTACGACGATGaacggcgccggccggccggctgggaCGAGTAG